Proteins from a genomic interval of Chiloscyllium plagiosum isolate BGI_BamShark_2017 chromosome 36, ASM401019v2, whole genome shotgun sequence:
- the LOC122541112 gene encoding zinc finger protein 345-like isoform X1, producing MSCMKLDSVLQVWEMDQGTEPQTMGAMKESEILIDEQSASSGMPEPSQLPLGILGGHGFWCMTCGKGFKWRCLLNVHLRIHTGEKPFECLLCMKRFSKSNELRVHQRIHTGEKPFECIVCKKRFYRSSHLSRHQQFHTGEKKFECQVCTKRFFTSSHLTRHQRIHTGEKPFECRDCSKRFNSPSELTVHQRVHTGEKPYECVDCKKRFNRPGDLTVHRRIHTGEKRLECPECKKQFSRPSELVIHQRVHTGEKPFKCSVCKKCFYTSSHLIQHQGIHTGEKPFECPLCKKRFYRSSNLTRHQRGEGHNEKGWPNGTCANREKRRAWKEKLKGSESSEVAISTPSLCISGVKEGKDFHCTVCGKRFRWPSLLDTHLRVHTGEKPFECTFCTKRFCTSNGLRMHQRTHSA from the exons ATGAGCTGCATGAAACTTGATTCTGTTCTTCAGGTTTGGGAGATGGACCAGGGTACAGAGCCACAAACCATGGGAGCGATGAAAGAATCTGAGATATTAATTGATGAGCAGTCTGCATCATCTGGAATGCCCGAGCCCAGCCAGCTTCCTTTGGGAATCCTAGGAGGGCATGGCTTTTGGTGCATGACATGTGGAAAAGGTTTCAAGTGGCGCTGTCTTCTGAATGTCCATCTGCGGATACATACAGGAGAGAAACCTTTCGAGTGTCTCCTATGTATGAAGCGCTTCAGCAAGTCTAATGAACTGCGAGTCCATCAGCGCATTCACACTGGTGAGAAACCTTTTGAATGCATTGTGTGCAAGAAACGCTTTTACCGTTCGAGCCACCTCAGCAGACACCAGCAGTTCCATACGGGGGAGAAGAAGTTTGAGTGCCAAGTTTGCACAAAACGCTTTTTTACCTCCAGCCACTTGACCCGGCACCAGCGTATACACACTGGTGAAAAGCCTTTTGAATGTCGTGACTGCAGCAAGCGTTTCAACAGCCCTAGTGAATTAACAgtgcaccagcgagttcacactggtgAGAAGCCATATGAGTGTGTCGACTGCAAGAAACGTTTCAATCGACCCGGTGACCTGACAGTACATCGACGGATCCACACTGGTGAGAAGCGGTTAGAATGCCCAGAGTGCAAAAAACAATTTAGTCGACCCAGTGAGTTGGTTATCCatcagcgggttcacactggggagaaaccctTCAAGTGTTCTGTGTGCAAAAAATGCTTTTATACATCCAGTCACTTGATCCAGCACCAAGGAATCCATACTGGTGAGAAGCCCTTTGAATGCCCTCTTTGTAAGAAACGCTTCTACAGATCCAGTAATCTGACTAGGCACCAAAGAGGAGAAGGACATAATGAGAAAG GTTGGCCAAATGGGACATGTGCAAACAGAGAGAAGAGAAGGGCCTGGAAGGAAAAATTGAAAGGTAGTGAATCATCTGAAGTGGCAATATCTACTCCCAGCCTGTGCATATCTGGTGTCAAGGAGGGAAAAGACTTCCATTGTACTGTGTGTGGGAAAAGGTTTCGCTGGCCCAGCCTCCTGGATACACACCTGCGTGTTCACACGGGAGAGAAACCATTTGAATGCACCTTTTGCACAAAACGTTTCTGCACTTCCAACGGGCTGCGAATGCATCAGCGAACCCACAGTGCATAG
- the LOC122541112 gene encoding zinc finger protein 345-like isoform X3 codes for MDQGTEPQTMGAMKESEILIDEQSASSGMPEPSQLPLGILGGHGFWCMTCGKGFKWRCLLNVHLRIHTGEKPFECLLCMKRFSKSNELRVHQRIHTGEKPFECIVCKKRFYRSSHLSRHQQFHTGEKKFECQVCTKRFFTSSHLTRHQRIHTGEKPFECRDCSKRFNSPSELTVHQRVHTGEKPYECVDCKKRFNRPGDLTVHRRIHTGEKRLECPECKKQFSRPSELVIHQRVHTGEKPFKCSVCKKCFYTSSHLIQHQGIHTGEKPFECPLCKKRFYRSSNLTRHQRGEGHNEKGWPNGTCANREKRRAWKEKLKGSESSEVAISTPSLCISGVKEGKDFHCTVCGKRFRWPSLLDTHLRVHTGEKPFECTFCTKRFCTSNGLRMHQRTHSA; via the exons ATGGACCAGGGTACAGAGCCACAAACCATGGGAGCGATGAAAGAATCTGAGATATTAATTGATGAGCAGTCTGCATCATCTGGAATGCCCGAGCCCAGCCAGCTTCCTTTGGGAATCCTAGGAGGGCATGGCTTTTGGTGCATGACATGTGGAAAAGGTTTCAAGTGGCGCTGTCTTCTGAATGTCCATCTGCGGATACATACAGGAGAGAAACCTTTCGAGTGTCTCCTATGTATGAAGCGCTTCAGCAAGTCTAATGAACTGCGAGTCCATCAGCGCATTCACACTGGTGAGAAACCTTTTGAATGCATTGTGTGCAAGAAACGCTTTTACCGTTCGAGCCACCTCAGCAGACACCAGCAGTTCCATACGGGGGAGAAGAAGTTTGAGTGCCAAGTTTGCACAAAACGCTTTTTTACCTCCAGCCACTTGACCCGGCACCAGCGTATACACACTGGTGAAAAGCCTTTTGAATGTCGTGACTGCAGCAAGCGTTTCAACAGCCCTAGTGAATTAACAgtgcaccagcgagttcacactggtgAGAAGCCATATGAGTGTGTCGACTGCAAGAAACGTTTCAATCGACCCGGTGACCTGACAGTACATCGACGGATCCACACTGGTGAGAAGCGGTTAGAATGCCCAGAGTGCAAAAAACAATTTAGTCGACCCAGTGAGTTGGTTATCCatcagcgggttcacactggggagaaaccctTCAAGTGTTCTGTGTGCAAAAAATGCTTTTATACATCCAGTCACTTGATCCAGCACCAAGGAATCCATACTGGTGAGAAGCCCTTTGAATGCCCTCTTTGTAAGAAACGCTTCTACAGATCCAGTAATCTGACTAGGCACCAAAGAGGAGAAGGACATAATGAGAAAG GTTGGCCAAATGGGACATGTGCAAACAGAGAGAAGAGAAGGGCCTGGAAGGAAAAATTGAAAGGTAGTGAATCATCTGAAGTGGCAATATCTACTCCCAGCCTGTGCATATCTGGTGTCAAGGAGGGAAAAGACTTCCATTGTACTGTGTGTGGGAAAAGGTTTCGCTGGCCCAGCCTCCTGGATACACACCTGCGTGTTCACACGGGAGAGAAACCATTTGAATGCACCTTTTGCACAAAACGTTTCTGCACTTCCAACGGGCTGCGAATGCATCAGCGAACCCACAGTGCATAG
- the LOC122541112 gene encoding zinc finger protein 345-like isoform X2 has protein sequence MDRVWEMDQGTEPQTMGAMKESEILIDEQSASSGMPEPSQLPLGILGGHGFWCMTCGKGFKWRCLLNVHLRIHTGEKPFECLLCMKRFSKSNELRVHQRIHTGEKPFECIVCKKRFYRSSHLSRHQQFHTGEKKFECQVCTKRFFTSSHLTRHQRIHTGEKPFECRDCSKRFNSPSELTVHQRVHTGEKPYECVDCKKRFNRPGDLTVHRRIHTGEKRLECPECKKQFSRPSELVIHQRVHTGEKPFKCSVCKKCFYTSSHLIQHQGIHTGEKPFECPLCKKRFYRSSNLTRHQRGEGHNEKGWPNGTCANREKRRAWKEKLKGSESSEVAISTPSLCISGVKEGKDFHCTVCGKRFRWPSLLDTHLRVHTGEKPFECTFCTKRFCTSNGLRMHQRTHSA, from the exons GTTTGGGAGATGGACCAGGGTACAGAGCCACAAACCATGGGAGCGATGAAAGAATCTGAGATATTAATTGATGAGCAGTCTGCATCATCTGGAATGCCCGAGCCCAGCCAGCTTCCTTTGGGAATCCTAGGAGGGCATGGCTTTTGGTGCATGACATGTGGAAAAGGTTTCAAGTGGCGCTGTCTTCTGAATGTCCATCTGCGGATACATACAGGAGAGAAACCTTTCGAGTGTCTCCTATGTATGAAGCGCTTCAGCAAGTCTAATGAACTGCGAGTCCATCAGCGCATTCACACTGGTGAGAAACCTTTTGAATGCATTGTGTGCAAGAAACGCTTTTACCGTTCGAGCCACCTCAGCAGACACCAGCAGTTCCATACGGGGGAGAAGAAGTTTGAGTGCCAAGTTTGCACAAAACGCTTTTTTACCTCCAGCCACTTGACCCGGCACCAGCGTATACACACTGGTGAAAAGCCTTTTGAATGTCGTGACTGCAGCAAGCGTTTCAACAGCCCTAGTGAATTAACAgtgcaccagcgagttcacactggtgAGAAGCCATATGAGTGTGTCGACTGCAAGAAACGTTTCAATCGACCCGGTGACCTGACAGTACATCGACGGATCCACACTGGTGAGAAGCGGTTAGAATGCCCAGAGTGCAAAAAACAATTTAGTCGACCCAGTGAGTTGGTTATCCatcagcgggttcacactggggagaaaccctTCAAGTGTTCTGTGTGCAAAAAATGCTTTTATACATCCAGTCACTTGATCCAGCACCAAGGAATCCATACTGGTGAGAAGCCCTTTGAATGCCCTCTTTGTAAGAAACGCTTCTACAGATCCAGTAATCTGACTAGGCACCAAAGAGGAGAAGGACATAATGAGAAAG GTTGGCCAAATGGGACATGTGCAAACAGAGAGAAGAGAAGGGCCTGGAAGGAAAAATTGAAAGGTAGTGAATCATCTGAAGTGGCAATATCTACTCCCAGCCTGTGCATATCTGGTGTCAAGGAGGGAAAAGACTTCCATTGTACTGTGTGTGGGAAAAGGTTTCGCTGGCCCAGCCTCCTGGATACACACCTGCGTGTTCACACGGGAGAGAAACCATTTGAATGCACCTTTTGCACAAAACGTTTCTGCACTTCCAACGGGCTGCGAATGCATCAGCGAACCCACAGTGCATAG
- the LOC122541112 gene encoding gastrula zinc finger protein xLCGF3.1-like isoform X4 produces the protein MSCMKLDSVLQVWEMDQGTEPQTMGAMKESEILIDEQSASSGMPEPSQLPLGILGGHGFWCMTCGKGFKWRCLLNVHLRIHTGEKPFECLLCMKRFSKSNELRVHQRIHTGEKPFECIVCKKRFYRSSHLSRHQQFHTGEKKFECQVCTKRFFTSSHLTRHQRIHTGEKPFECRDCSKRFNSPSELTVHQRVHTGEKPYECVDCKKRFNRPGDLTVHRRIHTGWPNGTCANREKRRAWKEKLKGSESSEVAISTPSLCISGVKEGKDFHCTVCGKRFRWPSLLDTHLRVHTGEKPFECTFCTKRFCTSNGLRMHQRTHSA, from the exons ATGAGCTGCATGAAACTTGATTCTGTTCTTCAGGTTTGGGAGATGGACCAGGGTACAGAGCCACAAACCATGGGAGCGATGAAAGAATCTGAGATATTAATTGATGAGCAGTCTGCATCATCTGGAATGCCCGAGCCCAGCCAGCTTCCTTTGGGAATCCTAGGAGGGCATGGCTTTTGGTGCATGACATGTGGAAAAGGTTTCAAGTGGCGCTGTCTTCTGAATGTCCATCTGCGGATACATACAGGAGAGAAACCTTTCGAGTGTCTCCTATGTATGAAGCGCTTCAGCAAGTCTAATGAACTGCGAGTCCATCAGCGCATTCACACTGGTGAGAAACCTTTTGAATGCATTGTGTGCAAGAAACGCTTTTACCGTTCGAGCCACCTCAGCAGACACCAGCAGTTCCATACGGGGGAGAAGAAGTTTGAGTGCCAAGTTTGCACAAAACGCTTTTTTACCTCCAGCCACTTGACCCGGCACCAGCGTATACACACTGGTGAAAAGCCTTTTGAATGTCGTGACTGCAGCAAGCGTTTCAACAGCCCTAGTGAATTAACAgtgcaccagcgagttcacactggtgAGAAGCCATATGAGTGTGTCGACTGCAAGAAACGTTTCAATCGACCCGGTGACCTGACAGTACATCGACGGATCCACACTG GTTGGCCAAATGGGACATGTGCAAACAGAGAGAAGAGAAGGGCCTGGAAGGAAAAATTGAAAGGTAGTGAATCATCTGAAGTGGCAATATCTACTCCCAGCCTGTGCATATCTGGTGTCAAGGAGGGAAAAGACTTCCATTGTACTGTGTGTGGGAAAAGGTTTCGCTGGCCCAGCCTCCTGGATACACACCTGCGTGTTCACACGGGAGAGAAACCATTTGAATGCACCTTTTGCACAAAACGTTTCTGCACTTCCAACGGGCTGCGAATGCATCAGCGAACCCACAGTGCATAG